The DNA segment CGACTCGCGCTCCGAGGTAGGTAGCTAGCGTCGCTGCTGGAAACAGGGCCTCGAGTGTCGGCGGGACCTCGAGTACGATTCCGGTGTCGGAAACCGACGCGGCGACGGCGTCGGGAATCGAAACTGAGTCGCCGTACTCGATTCGGGGTGGATGGCCCCGGCGGAGGAGGGAAGTGCGCTGGGGGTCGGTGGCGGTAAACGGCGCGGCAAAGACCGAGATTGCTTCGGCGACGCCCGCCGGCGTTCGGGGAACGGTCACGCTGTGTGAGGGGGCGTTGACCGTGCTCTGGCCGGCGATGGTCACGACGGTCGGATGCGGAAACGTAATTTCACAGCCGTCCGGTCCCCGCTGATCGATTACTGCCGGGCCGTCGAACCGAATCCAGACGCCGATCAGTCCGGTAATCCAGATCAGATTCCGTCGGTCGGGAAGCTGTCGACGTTCGTTCGTTTCGATGTGATCGCGGTCGACGCTTACACCGTCTTCGCGAACGGCATCGAGGGTGATCGAGGAGGAGTGAAACCGCAACTTCGAAGCGCGGCCGCTCTGTCGTTCGGTCATCGAAAAGGGAACATCGAGTGAGTGGTCCGTTTCGTCCCAGCCGACCGCCTCGATTTCGAACCGATTGCCAGCACCGTCGCTGAGGGTGACGGTCGTGTCCGCGACCGAAATATCGACTGTCCCACCACTCATGTCAGTCGATCATACGATGAGTGAGGGACGTGTAGCCTATAGCTGTGCTGGCCCTGGGTTGCCATCTGCCATCCCCAACTGGATTACAGATCAGCGACGTCTTCGATGACGTCGGTCAGTGCGCGAATCGACTCGAGGTCGTGTTCGCCCATGTGGCCGATACGGAACGTTTTCTCGCCCAGCTGGGAGCCGTAGCCGTTCGAAAAGACCATGTCGTACTCCTCGGAGACGGTTTCGATGGTGTCGGCGACGTCGATGCCCTGGGTGTTCTCGATACAGCTCACCGTCTGCGATTCGTATCCCGACTCCGGGAACATATCGAAATGCTTGTGGGCCCAGTTCTGGGTGTACTCGGCCATCTCCCGGTGGCGGCCGTCGCGTGCGGTCATTCCCTCCTCGAGCAGGTACTTCATCTGTTTGCGGTAGGCGAGCATGACCGGGATGGCCGGCGTCGAGTGGGTCTGGCCCTTTCGGTCGTAGTAATCGAGACAGCGCTGGAAACCGCCGTACCACGAGGCGGTGTCGCGCTCGAGTTCCCGCTCGTAGGCGTCCTCGCTGACGACACAGACCGCCAGTCCCGGCGGCATGGCGAAGGCCTTCTGGGTGGAGGCGAAGATGACGTCGATGTCGTGTTCGTCGATATCGACGTGGTCGCCGCCCAGCGCCGAGACGGCGTCGACGACGAAGTAGGTGTCCGGGTACTCGGCGACGACGTCACCGATCTCCTCGACCGGGTTGCGGACGCCCGTCGAACTCTC comes from the Natronosalvus amylolyticus genome and includes:
- a CDS encoding pyridoxal-phosphate-dependent aminotransferase family protein, which produces MTKKREYRDDYREKTLYIPGPTEVREDVIDAMAEPMFGHRMDRMTDLYTTIVEDTKTFLETDNDVIILTASGTEFWEASTLNLVDEHMLVATCGSFSERHANVAERLGKSVDRLEYEWGQAVKPEDIHEALENSDKQYDVVACVMNESSTGVRNPVEEIGDVVAEYPDTYFVVDAVSALGGDHVDIDEHDIDVIFASTQKAFAMPPGLAVCVVSEDAYERELERDTASWYGGFQRCLDYYDRKGQTHSTPAIPVMLAYRKQMKYLLEEGMTARDGRHREMAEYTQNWAHKHFDMFPESGYESQTVSCIENTQGIDVADTIETVSEEYDMVFSNGYGSQLGEKTFRIGHMGEHDLESIRALTDVIEDVADL